The following proteins are co-located in the Deltaproteobacteria bacterium genome:
- a CDS encoding YbdK family carboxylate-amine ligase yields MTLPFKRSDEPTIGAEVEMQIVDLKTRHQASRVMEILDRVPKSLKERIKPEFLQSTLEVNTEICHDPAQVEANLREFFALTHRIAGKLGLGLLCASTHPISSWKEQIVTPDPRYLRLQEEFQFLGRRLNICGFHVHIGITDGDKAAAILNILRGYLPHLLALSTSSPFWSGYNTGLYSSRINIFQVLPTAGLPPRIKNWREFEKLVEILISTRTIETPREIWWEARPHPLFGTIEVRVCDSPSTIQDMLVLTACIQALVVRLCNLYDKKELPEIPLRQLVEENRWQAARHGFEGYFIDYTTHKTIPIHRAVKNLLQRLRRTAERLGTLSYLEQVDRIFSEGTSAHQQLRVFKRTGSLISVVDDLMEKLKS; encoded by the coding sequence ATGACCCTTCCATTCAAGCGCTCCGATGAACCCACCATCGGCGCTGAAGTCGAAATGCAGATCGTAGACTTGAAGACCCGGCACCAGGCCTCCAGGGTCATGGAGATCCTGGACCGGGTTCCAAAGTCCCTGAAGGAACGGATCAAGCCGGAGTTCCTCCAGTCGACCCTGGAGGTGAACACGGAGATCTGCCATGATCCGGCACAGGTGGAAGCCAACCTCCGGGAGTTTTTTGCCCTGACGCACAGAATAGCGGGCAAGCTGGGACTCGGTCTCCTCTGTGCCTCAACGCACCCCATCTCCTCCTGGAAGGAACAGATCGTTACCCCCGACCCGCGGTACCTGCGCCTGCAGGAGGAATTCCAATTCCTGGGACGACGCCTCAACATCTGCGGTTTTCATGTTCATATCGGGATAACGGACGGGGACAAAGCCGCGGCAATCCTGAATATTCTCCGCGGATATCTTCCGCACCTTCTGGCCCTCTCCACCAGTTCCCCCTTCTGGTCGGGATACAACACCGGCCTCTACTCCTCCCGGATCAACATCTTCCAGGTCCTCCCCACGGCGGGACTTCCCCCCCGGATCAAAAACTGGCGGGAATTCGAAAAGCTTGTGGAGATTCTCATCTCGACGCGGACCATAGAAACCCCCCGGGAAATCTGGTGGGAGGCACGTCCGCACCCGCTCTTCGGGACCATTGAGGTCCGGGTCTGCGATTCTCCTTCGACGATTCAGGATATGCTGGTACTCACGGCATGTATCCAGGCCCTTGTCGTTCGGCTCTGCAACCTGTATGATAAAAAGGAACTCCCGGAAATTCCTCTACGCCAATTAGTAGAAGAGAACCGATGGCAGGCAGCACGACACGGTTTCGAAGGCTATTTTATCGATTATACTACGCACAAGACGATCCCCATCCATCGGGCCGTGAAAAATCTTCTGCAACGGCTCCGGCGTACGGCCGAACGCCTGGGAACCCTCTCCTATCTGGAACAGGTGGATCGGATTTTCTCAGAAGGAACGAGTGCGCATCAGCAACTCCGGGTTTTCAAAAGAACCGGCAGTCTCATTTCCGTGGTTGATGATCTGATGGAGAAACTGAAATCATGA
- a CDS encoding peroxiredoxin family protein → MGTKMTIIATKGTLDWAYPPFILGSTAASLDFDVTIFFTFYGLTLLKKKITAQVSPLGNPAMPMKMPVGPKWFRGINWNIPNIIQANIPGYETVATTLMKKTIANVGVASVEELRSLCLDAGVRMMACQMTVDLFGFDQSEFIDGIDFVGAASYLDIASEAQINLFT, encoded by the coding sequence ATGGGTACAAAGATGACAATCATTGCAACAAAGGGAACGCTTGATTGGGCCTATCCGCCTTTTATCCTCGGCTCCACCGCAGCGTCACTTGATTTTGATGTGACGATTTTCTTCACCTTTTACGGACTGACCCTCCTGAAAAAGAAGATCACGGCACAAGTCAGTCCCCTCGGCAACCCGGCCATGCCGATGAAAATGCCCGTGGGTCCCAAGTGGTTTCGGGGAATCAACTGGAATATCCCCAACATCATTCAGGCCAACATCCCCGGTTACGAGACCGTTGCTACGACACTGATGAAAAAGACGATCGCCAATGTCGGTGTTGCCTCCGTGGAGGAACTAAGGAGCCTCTGCTTGGATGCCGGCGTCAGGATGATGGCCTGCCAGATGACGGTCGATCTTTTCGGTTTTGATCAAAGTGAGTTTATCGATGGTATTGATTTTGTCGGTGCGGCTTCCTATCTTGATATTGCGAGTGAAGCGCAGATTAATTTGTTCACATAA
- a CDS encoding amidohydrolase, translating into MITVDEIKEKTYAIREELIALRRHLHRHPELGNKEIQTSELLRKHLSGMNLEVKTGLAVTGITALLRGGAPGRTIGIRSDMDALPIQDKKKTSYRSEVPGVMHACGHDLHMATLIGAARVLSQFQDRLPGNVKFIFQPCEERVLGADRMIAAGVLDNPPVSVMLGFHSYPLLPTGVIGIKQGVMMASADLFSIHLYGKAGHAAKPHLAVDAIAIAAMVIHALHLIVSSRIDPVHPALVSIGMIRGGTAENIVCDHVELRGTIRTTSNKTRKLIFEKIEKKVRGITEGMEGRYRLNIDRGSPLLNNHPVITRIVEECATEILGPERVQSLTEPSLGGEDFSSYIEKVPGTYFRIGTGNPAKDTCHYLHSDLFDVDETAIPEAVQVLCWSVLRLLQTNDLEE; encoded by the coding sequence ATGATTACCGTTGATGAGATCAAGGAAAAGACCTATGCCATCAGAGAAGAACTGATTGCGCTTCGCAGACACCTCCATCGGCATCCTGAGCTGGGCAACAAAGAGATTCAGACCTCCGAACTCCTCCGGAAACACCTTTCCGGGATGAACCTCGAAGTAAAAACCGGGCTTGCCGTCACCGGCATCACGGCCCTGCTTCGCGGTGGGGCACCGGGAAGAACGATCGGTATCCGCTCCGACATGGATGCACTGCCGATCCAGGACAAGAAAAAGACCTCCTATCGATCCGAAGTCCCCGGGGTGATGCATGCCTGTGGACATGACCTCCATATGGCCACACTCATCGGTGCCGCCCGGGTCCTCTCGCAGTTTCAAGATCGATTGCCGGGGAATGTCAAGTTCATCTTTCAGCCCTGCGAGGAGCGAGTCCTGGGAGCAGATCGGATGATCGCCGCCGGCGTACTGGACAATCCCCCCGTCTCCGTCATGCTCGGTTTCCACAGTTATCCCCTTCTGCCGACCGGCGTGATCGGAATCAAGCAAGGGGTCATGATGGCCTCGGCGGATCTCTTCTCGATTCACCTCTACGGGAAAGCCGGTCATGCCGCCAAACCCCATCTGGCCGTCGATGCCATCGCCATCGCCGCCATGGTGATCCATGCCCTGCACCTGATTGTGAGCAGTCGGATCGATCCGGTTCATCCGGCCCTGGTCTCCATCGGCATGATCCGTGGGGGGACGGCGGAGAATATCGTCTGTGACCATGTAGAGTTGCGCGGAACGATCCGGACCACCTCCAATAAGACCCGGAAACTGATCTTCGAAAAAATCGAGAAAAAAGTCCGGGGAATCACGGAAGGGATGGAAGGGCGCTACCGGCTGAACATCGACCGCGGCTCCCCTCTCCTGAATAATCATCCGGTCATTACCCGGATCGTGGAAGAGTGTGCCACGGAGATCCTCGGCCCGGAGCGAGTACAGTCCCTGACGGAACCCTCCCTCGGCGGCGAAGACTTCTCTTCCTATATTGAAAAAGTGCCGGGAACCTACTTCCGGATCGGAACGGGAAACCCGGCCAAGGATACCTGCCATTACCTGCATAGTGATCTTTTTGACGTGGATGAGACGGCCATTCCCGAAGCAGTGCAAGTCCTCTGCTGGTCGGTGCTGCGCCTTCTCCAAACCAACGACCTGGAAGAGTAG